In Streptomyces nojiriensis, the sequence CCACGCCCTGCTCGCCATCGACGCCATCGAGGGCGCACCCGTGCTGCCGCAGCACGAGGTGCTGATCGTGGACGAGGCCCACGAGCTGGTCTCCCGGGTGACCGGGGTCGCCACCGGAGAGCTCACCCCGGGCCAGGTCAACCGGGCAGTGAAGCGTGCCTCCAAGCTGGTCGACGAGAAGACCGCCGACTCCCTGCAGACCGCCTCCGAAACCTTCGAGCGGGTCATGGAGCTGGCGCTCCCGGGCCGGCTGGAGCAGATCCCCGAGGACCTCGGCTACGCGCTGATGTCCCTGCGGGACGCCTCGCGCAATGTGATCTCGGCGATCGGCGCGACCCGGGACAAGTCCGTCCAGGACGAGGACGCGGTGCGCAAGCAGGCGCTGGCCGCGGTGGAGAGCATTCACGGGGTGGCGGAGCGGATCACCAACGGCTCCGAGTACGACGTGGTCTGGTACGAGCGCCACGACCGCTTCGGCGCCACCCTCCGCGTCGCGCCCCTGTCGGTGTCCGGCCTGCTGCGGGAGAAGCTGTTCGAGGACCGCTCCGTGGTCCTGACCTCCGCCACCCTCAAGCTGGGCGGCGACTTCAACGGGGTCGCGGCCTCCCTGGGCCTGTCCCCCGAGGGGGTCGAGGGCGACGACGTACCCGTCTGGCGCGGCCTCGATGTCGGCTCGCCGTTCGACTACCCCAAGCAGGGCATCCTCTACGTCGCCAAGCACCTGGCCACGCCGGGCCGGGAGGGGACGCGGGGCGACATGATGGACGAGCTCGCCGAGCTGATCGAGGCGGCCGGCGGCCGCACCCTCGGTCTCTTCTCCTCCATGCGCGGTGCCAAGGCGGCGGCCGAAGAGCTGCGCGGCCGGCTCGACAACCCGATCCTGCTCCAGGGTGAGGAAACCCTCGGCGAGCTGATCAAGTCCTTCGCCGCCGACCCGAAGACCTGCCTGTTCGGGACGCTGTCGCTGTGGCAGGGCGTGGACGTGCCCGGCCCCAGCTGCCAGCTCGTGGTCATGGACCGGATCCCCTTCCCGCGCCCCGACGACCCGCTGATGAGCGCCCGCCAGAAGTCGGTCGAGGAGCACGGCGGCAACGGCTTCATGGCCGTCGCGGCCACACATGCCGCGCTGCTGATGGCGCAGGGCGCGGGCCGTCTCGTACGGGCCTCTGGTGACCGGGGTGTCGTCGCGGTCTTGGACCCCCGACTGGCGACGGCCCGCTACGGGAGCTTCCTGCGGGCCACGCTGCCGGACTTCTGGTACACCACGGACCGCAATCAGGTCCGCCGTTCCCTGGCGGCGATCGACGCTGCCGCTCACGCTGACGGCAAGTAGTTCTCGGGAGCACGAGCGGCGAGCGACCGCATCCGCCGGAGCGGCGGCGGTTCAGCCGCAAAGAGCAACCCCCGGAACCGGCGCAGTGGGTCCCGGGGGCTGAATGGGGGCGGCGGGGTCAGACCCGACGCAGTACCGCGACGACCTTGCCGAGGATCGTCGCCTCGTCGCCGGGAATCGGCTGGTAGGCGGCGTTGTGCGGGAGGAGCCAGACGTGGCCGTCCTCGCGCTTGAAGCGCTTGACCGTGGCCTCGCCGTCGAGCATCGCGGCGACGATGTCGCCGTTCTCCGCGACCGGCTGGCGACGGACCGTGACCCAGTCGCCGTCGCAGATGGCGGCCTCGATCATCGAGTCGCCGACGACCTTGAGGACGAAGAGCTCGCCGTCGCCGACCAGCTGGCGGGGGAGCGGGAAGACGTCCTCGACCGACTCCTCGGCGAGGATCGGACCGCCGGCCGCGATCCGGCCGACCAGGGGAACGTAGGAGGCGGCGGGCTTGCCGGTGGTGTCCGTGGGCTGCGAGCTCGGCTGGTCGGAGCCGCGCACCTCGTAGGCCCGGGGGCGGTGCGGGTCACGACGCAGGAAGCCCTTGCGCTCCAGGGCCATCAGCTGGTGTGCGAC encodes:
- a CDS encoding ATP-dependent DNA helicase, with amino-acid sequence MTKPSLPDLLHAAVSAVGGTERPGQVAMAEAVAEAIDDNSHRLIQAGTGTGKSLGYLVPALAHGERVVVATATLALQRQLVERDLPRTVEALHPQLRRRPQFAMLKGRSNYLCLHRLHEGAPQDEEDGLFDQFEAAAPTSKLGQDLLRMRDWADETETGDRDDLTPGVSDKAWSQISVSSRECLGATKCAYGAECFAEAARERAKLADVVVTNHALLAIDAIEGAPVLPQHEVLIVDEAHELVSRVTGVATGELTPGQVNRAVKRASKLVDEKTADSLQTASETFERVMELALPGRLEQIPEDLGYALMSLRDASRNVISAIGATRDKSVQDEDAVRKQALAAVESIHGVAERITNGSEYDVVWYERHDRFGATLRVAPLSVSGLLREKLFEDRSVVLTSATLKLGGDFNGVAASLGLSPEGVEGDDVPVWRGLDVGSPFDYPKQGILYVAKHLATPGREGTRGDMMDELAELIEAAGGRTLGLFSSMRGAKAAAEELRGRLDNPILLQGEETLGELIKSFAADPKTCLFGTLSLWQGVDVPGPSCQLVVMDRIPFPRPDDPLMSARQKSVEEHGGNGFMAVAATHAALLMAQGAGRLVRASGDRGVVAVLDPRLATARYGSFLRATLPDFWYTTDRNQVRRSLAAIDAAAHADGK
- the lexA gene encoding transcriptional repressor LexA, which gives rise to MTTTADSAAITAQNRSQSRLEPVHAMNDANLNPDAEPAVRPARSLPGRPPGIRADSSGLTDRQRRVIEVIRDSVQRRGYPPSMREIGQAVGLSSTSSVAHQLMALERKGFLRRDPHRPRAYEVRGSDQPSSQPTDTTGKPAASYVPLVGRIAAGGPILAEESVEDVFPLPRQLVGDGELFVLKVVGDSMIEAAICDGDWVTVRRQPVAENGDIVAAMLDGEATVKRFKREDGHVWLLPHNAAYQPIPGDEATILGKVVAVLRRV